The Candidatus Eremiobacterota bacterium genome has a window encoding:
- a CDS encoding IclR family transcriptional regulator, translating into MAELLGTVRRALRVLDYLAESQEPVPIKRLAAELGLNISSAYHVMNTLCADGYVSRDERTGAYGLGAKTARLGEAYARSWPVEPELRAIVSELGARTGENAYLAMVHGSEVVITDIVESRQRVRVHALHRGYSADLHARALGKAVLAYREPAAVRAHFAAHPPRRITQRTLVTLTAIESDLERVRRRGYAEDLEEFCEGVCCLGAPFFARDGSAAGSLSVSVPSFRYRAARVAAREAVLAAARAATAALAADSRRTSLG; encoded by the coding sequence ATGGCCGAGCTGCTCGGAACCGTCCGCCGCGCGCTGCGCGTGCTCGACTACCTGGCCGAGTCGCAGGAGCCGGTCCCGATCAAGCGGCTCGCCGCCGAGCTGGGGCTGAACATCTCCAGCGCCTATCACGTGATGAACACGCTCTGCGCCGACGGCTACGTCTCGCGCGACGAGCGAACCGGGGCGTACGGCCTCGGCGCGAAGACGGCGCGGCTGGGCGAAGCGTACGCGCGCTCGTGGCCGGTCGAGCCGGAGCTGCGCGCGATCGTGAGCGAGCTGGGCGCGCGGACGGGTGAGAACGCGTACCTGGCGATGGTGCACGGGAGCGAGGTCGTCATCACCGACATCGTCGAGTCGCGCCAGCGCGTCCGCGTCCACGCGCTCCACCGCGGCTACTCGGCGGACTTGCACGCTCGGGCGCTCGGCAAAGCGGTGCTCGCCTATCGCGAGCCGGCGGCCGTGCGCGCCCACTTCGCCGCGCACCCGCCGCGCCGGATCACGCAGCGCACGCTGGTCACGCTGACGGCGATCGAAAGCGATCTCGAGCGCGTGCGGCGCCGCGGCTACGCCGAGGACCTCGAAGAGTTCTGCGAGGGCGTGTGCTGCCTGGGCGCGCCGTTCTTCGCCCGCGACGGCTCGGCGGCGGGCTCGCTCTCCGTCTCCGTCCCCTCCTTCCGCTACCGCGCTGCGCGCGTGGCGGCGCGCGAAGCGGTCCTCGCGGCCGCGCGCGCGGCGACCGCCGCGCTGGCCGCCGACTCCCGGAGAACCTCGCTTGGCTAA